Proteins from one Peromyscus eremicus chromosome 8a, PerEre_H2_v1, whole genome shotgun sequence genomic window:
- the Afmid gene encoding kynurenine formamidase, translating into MAASAHSASKTPWKTLSAEELEKQYSPSRWVIRMKAEEVVSTFVQTGIQATRKARATRRNQLDVPYGDGEGEKMDIYFPDEDSKAFPLFLFFHGGYWQSGSKDDSAFMVNPLTAQGVVVVIAAYDIAPKGTLDRMVDQVTRSVAFLQRRYPSNEGIYLCGHSAGAHLAAMMLLANWTKHGVTPNLQGFLLVSGIYDLEPIISTSQNAPLHMTLEDAQRNSPQRCLEMAPARPVGPACSVLVVVGQHDSPEFHRQSREFYETLCRVGWKASFQQLRGVDHFDIIENLTREDDVLTQIILKTIFPTL; encoded by the exons CTGGAGAAGCAGTACTCACCTAGCAGGTGGGTCATCCGGATGAAAGCAGAAGAAGTCGTCAGCACCTTCGTGCAGACAGGAATCCAGG CCACCAGGAAAGCCCGGGCCACCAGGAGAAACCAGCTGGATGTCCCCTATGGAGATGGCGAAGGGGAAAAAATGGACATCTACTTTCCTGATGAGGACTCCAAGG CTTTCCccctcttcctgttcttccaTGGAGGATACTGGCAGAGCGGAAG TAAAGATGACTCGGCCTTCATGGTGAACCCGCTGACAGCACAGGGCGTGGTCGTGGTGATAGCGGCTTACGACATTGCACCCAAAG GCACGCTGGACCGGATGGTGGACCAGGTGACCCGCAGTGTTGCATTTCTGCAGCGGCGGTATCCGAGCAATGA GGGAATCTACCTCTGTGGACACTCTGCAGGAGCTCACCTGGCCGCCATGATGCTCCTTGCCAATTGGACCAAGCATGGCGTCACACCCAACCTCCAAG GCTTTCTCCTGGTGAGTGGAATCTATGACCTGGAGCCCATCATATCTACCTCCCAGAATGCCCCTCTGCACATGACCCT ggAAGACGCTCAGAGAAACAGCCCACAGCGATGCTTGGAGATGGCCCCAGCGAGGCCTGTGGGTCCAGCCTGTTCTGTGCTAGTGGTTGTGGGTCAGCATGATTCCCCGGAATTCCACCGACAGTCCAGGGAGTTCTATGAG ACACTGTGCCGAGTAGGGTGGAAGGCCTCTTTCCAGCAGCTGCGTGGTGTGGATCACTTTGACATCATAGAGAACCTGACCCGAGAGGATGACGTACTCACCCAG